One window from the genome of Cryptomeria japonica chromosome 6, Sugi_1.0, whole genome shotgun sequence encodes:
- the LOC131037560 gene encoding pentatricopeptide repeat-containing protein DOT4, chloroplastic isoform X2 produces the protein MDARKMFDKMRERSYNTPVWNAMMRGYAMYGDCEEAVKLYYQMQQYFIKPDSYTFSCVLKACAGIEALEEGKYIHECLRRNGFESIVYVGNALVSMYAKCGSLDDARHVFDKMSERDVVSWNAMIAGCVQNGYFDEALKLFRQMQIQRMKPDAASILSVLPGLNLRLGREIHNYIITNSLESSVVCNSLVAMYARCGCIEDAVRVFDRLCQKTVASWNAIITGCVQNRKPNKGMSLFRQMLVTQMKPDQISVLGVVQLCASIGLLKQGKEVHNYMIKGEIDSHVIVQSALVDMYVKCGSMEGARQVFDKIVQKDIILWTSIIAGYAQNGYADQALKLFHQMLSGMKPDAVTITSVLPACAHLAVLQRGKEIHGYITRNGFQSNDHVVSALVHMYGKCGNIKDARLVFDNMPHKDVTLWTAMIAGYAMHGYGHEALTLFHQMQGTCIKPDYITFIAILSACNHAGLVGEGWKYFDCMSRDNNIQPSLEHYACMVDLLGRAGHLNDAYDFVKNMPLKPNVSIWGALLGACRSHKNIELGKHVAEHLFELEPENSSNYVLMSNIYAATGNLEEKEKIRNVLKDRGLGKKPGCSWIEIKNKIYTFHVGDRFHSQMGEFLLS, from the coding sequence ATGGATGCGCGcaaaatgtttgacaaaatgcgTGAACGTAGTTATAATACGCCTGTGTGGAATGCCATGATGAGAGGATATGCAATGTATGGAGACTGTGAAGAAGCAGTTAAGCTGTATTACCAAATGCAACAGTATTTCATAAAGCCGGATAGCTACACATTTTCCTGCGTTCTCAAGGCTTGTGCTGGAATAGAAGCTCTGGAAGAGGGTAAGTATATACATGAATGTTTGAGAAGAAATGGGTTTGAATCCATTGTTTATGTGGGGAATGCTCTTGTTTCTATGTATGCCAAATGTGGGAGTTTGGATGACGCACGTCatgtgtttgacaaaatgtcagaGAGAGATGTGGTGTCCTGGAATGCGATGATTGCAGGCTGTGTTCAAAATGGCTATTTCGACGAGGCTCTCAAGTTGTTTAGGCAAATGCAAATTCAAAGGATGAAACCGGATGCTGCGAGTATTTTGAGTGTTCTCCCAGGTTTGAATCTGCGATTGGGTAGGGAGATTCACAATTACATTATTACAAATAGTTTGGAGTCAAGTGTTGTGTGTAATTCCCTCGTTGCCATGTACGCCAGGTGCGGATGTATAGAGGATGCAGTCCGGGTGTTTGACAGGCTCTGTCAGAAGACCGTTGCTTCCTGGAATGCAATAATTACAGGCTGTGTTCAGAATAGAAAGCCTAACAAAGGCATGAGTTTGTTTCGCCAAATGTTAGTCACGCAAATGAAACCTGACCAAATAAGTGTTCTTGGTGTTGTCCAGCTGTGTGCCAGCATAGGACTGCTGAAACAGGGGAAGGAGGTGCATAACTATATGATAAAGGGCGAGATTGATTCACATGTCATCGTGCAGAGTGCCCTTGTAGATATGTATGTCAAATGTGGAAGTATGGAAGGTGcacgccaagtgtttgacaaaatagtACAAAAAGATATTATCTTGTGGACTTCAATAATTGCAGGCTATGCTCAGAATGGGTATGCAGATCAAGCATTAAAACTTTTCCATCAAATGCTGTCAGGCATGAAACCTGATGCTGTTACCATTACAAGTGTTCTTCCAGCATGCGCTCACTTAGCAGTTCTGCAACGGGGTAAGGAGATCCATGGTTACATAACTAGGAATGGATTTCAGTCAAATGACCATGTAGTTAGTGCTCTTGTACACATGTATGGTAAATGTGGAAACATAAAGGATGCACGCCTAGTGTTTGACAACATGCCTCATAAGGATGTAACCTTGTGGACGGCAATGATTGCAGGCTATGCCATGCATGGATATGGACATGAAGCCCTCACACTGTTTCATCAAATGCAAGGAACTTGCATAAAGCCAGATTATATCACCTTCATTGCCATTTTATCTGCATGCAATCACGCAGGCCTTGTGGGTGAAGGTTGGAAATACTTTGATTGCATGAGTAGAGATAATAACATTCAACCCTCTCTGGAACACTATGCCtgcatggttgaccttcttggAAGAGCAGGTCATCTGAATGATGCGTATGATTTTGTCAAAAACATGCCACTGAAACCAAATGTTAGTATATGGGGAGCCTTGCTGGGTGCATGCAGAAGTCACAAAAATATAGAATTAGGAAAACATGTGGCAGAGCACCTGTTTGAGTTAGAACCTGAAAATAGTTCAAATTATGTATTGATGTCAAATATATATGCTGCAACTGGAAATTTGGAAGAGAAAGAAAAGATTAGAAATGTGTTGAAAGATAGGGGTTTAGGAAAGAAACCTGGTTGCAGCTGGATAGAAATCAAGAATAAGATATATACATTCCATGTAGGTGACAGGTTTCATTCACAAATGGGAGAGTTTTTACTTAGCTAA
- the LOC131037560 gene encoding pentatricopeptide repeat-containing protein DOT4, chloroplastic isoform X1: protein MLQVNFLGCFPMIYHKTSTDLNALCRNSHIQHALTILHPEDKPNLGFHSDKYATLIQDCANRKALEQGKQVHAIIIKAQIWLTSFLGSNLVSMYAKCGRLMDARKMFDKMRERSYNTPVWNAMMRGYAMYGDCEEAVKLYYQMQQYFIKPDSYTFSCVLKACAGIEALEEERDVVSWNAMIAGCVQNGYFDEALKLFRQMQIQRMKPDAASILSVLPGLNLRLGREIHNYIITNSLESSVVCNSLVAMYARCGCIEDAVRVFDRLCQKTVASWNAIITGCVQNRKPNKGMSLFRQMLVTQMKPDQISVLGVVQLCASIGLLKQGKEVHNYMIKGEIDSHVIVQSALVDMYVKCGSMEGARQVFDKIVQKDIILWTSIIAGYAQNGYADQALKLFHQMLSGMKPDAVTITSVLPACAHLAVLQRGKEIHGYITRNGFQSNDHVVSALVHMYGKCGNIKDARLVFDNMPHKDVTLWTAMIAGYAMHGYGHEALTLFHQMQGTCIKPDYITFIAILSACNHAGLVGEGWKYFDCMSRDNNIQPSLEHYACMVDLLGRAGHLNDAYDFVKNMPLKPNVSIWGALLGACRSHKNIELGKHVAEHLFELEPENSSNYVLMSNIYAATGNLEEKEKIRNVLKDRGLGKKPGCSWIEIKNKIYTFHVGDRFHSQMGEFLLS, encoded by the exons ATGTTACAAGTCAATTTTCTTGGTTGCTTTCCGATGATTTATCACAAAACTAGCACAGACCTTAATGCTTTATGCAGGAACAGCCATATTCAACACGCTCTAACCATTTTACATCCAGAGGATAAACCTAACTTGGGTTTTCACAGCGATAAATATGCAACGCTCATTCAAGATTGTGCAAATAGAAAGGCACTGGAACAAGGTAAGCAAGTTCACGCCATTATCATTAAAGCTCAAATTTGGTTAACTTCTTTTCTGGGTTCCAATCTCGTCTCCATGTATGCCAAATGTGGCAGACTGATGGATGCGCGcaaaatgtttgacaaaatgcgTGAACGTAGTTATAATACGCCTGTGTGGAATGCCATGATGAGAGGATATGCAATGTATGGAGACTGTGAAGAAGCAGTTAAGCTGTATTACCAAATGCAACAGTATTTCATAAAGCCGGATAGCTACACATTTTCCTGCGTTCTCAAGGCTTGTGCTGGAATAGAAGCTCTGGAAGAGG aGAGAGATGTGGTGTCCTGGAATGCGATGATTGCAGGCTGTGTTCAAAATGGCTATTTCGACGAGGCTCTCAAGTTGTTTAGGCAAATGCAAATTCAAAGGATGAAACCGGATGCTGCGAGTATTTTGAGTGTTCTCCCAGGTTTGAATCTGCGATTGGGTAGGGAGATTCACAATTACATTATTACAAATAGTTTGGAGTCAAGTGTTGTGTGTAATTCCCTCGTTGCCATGTACGCCAGGTGCGGATGTATAGAGGATGCAGTCCGGGTGTTTGACAGGCTCTGTCAGAAGACCGTTGCTTCCTGGAATGCAATAATTACAGGCTGTGTTCAGAATAGAAAGCCTAACAAAGGCATGAGTTTGTTTCGCCAAATGTTAGTCACGCAAATGAAACCTGACCAAATAAGTGTTCTTGGTGTTGTCCAGCTGTGTGCCAGCATAGGACTGCTGAAACAGGGGAAGGAGGTGCATAACTATATGATAAAGGGCGAGATTGATTCACATGTCATCGTGCAGAGTGCCCTTGTAGATATGTATGTCAAATGTGGAAGTATGGAAGGTGcacgccaagtgtttgacaaaatagtACAAAAAGATATTATCTTGTGGACTTCAATAATTGCAGGCTATGCTCAGAATGGGTATGCAGATCAAGCATTAAAACTTTTCCATCAAATGCTGTCAGGCATGAAACCTGATGCTGTTACCATTACAAGTGTTCTTCCAGCATGCGCTCACTTAGCAGTTCTGCAACGGGGTAAGGAGATCCATGGTTACATAACTAGGAATGGATTTCAGTCAAATGACCATGTAGTTAGTGCTCTTGTACACATGTATGGTAAATGTGGAAACATAAAGGATGCACGCCTAGTGTTTGACAACATGCCTCATAAGGATGTAACCTTGTGGACGGCAATGATTGCAGGCTATGCCATGCATGGATATGGACATGAAGCCCTCACACTGTTTCATCAAATGCAAGGAACTTGCATAAAGCCAGATTATATCACCTTCATTGCCATTTTATCTGCATGCAATCACGCAGGCCTTGTGGGTGAAGGTTGGAAATACTTTGATTGCATGAGTAGAGATAATAACATTCAACCCTCTCTGGAACACTATGCCtgcatggttgaccttcttggAAGAGCAGGTCATCTGAATGATGCGTATGATTTTGTCAAAAACATGCCACTGAAACCAAATGTTAGTATATGGGGAGCCTTGCTGGGTGCATGCAGAAGTCACAAAAATATAGAATTAGGAAAACATGTGGCAGAGCACCTGTTTGAGTTAGAACCTGAAAATAGTTCAAATTATGTATTGATGTCAAATATATATGCTGCAACTGGAAATTTGGAAGAGAAAGAAAAGATTAGAAATGTGTTGAAAGATAGGGGTTTAGGAAAGAAACCTGGTTGCAGCTGGATAGAAATCAAGAATAAGATATATACATTCCATGTAGGTGACAGGTTTCATTCACAAATGGGAGAGTTTTTACTTAGCTAA